In a single window of the Patescibacteria group bacterium genome:
- a CDS encoding glycosyltransferase translates to MKKNFPKKHLRILVCDPSYSKGVNRVPMILRIKYWQKRDLAVSLLCSSEAQRFYQSQVKQITYHTFSFKWKSKEYYSAITDFLKVNILALPLIFEVKGSVDIIYSLSSTLDLIFIPFLIKMLNKKIRWYVNVDNTVPKPQERPGSLFLKTVPYLAFLFSNFLLKKTDAIFVVPNYLKKYYEKRGIKVIKTNDYYGIEPEIFSGKISGKTPKFNALFGARLHPAKGIFDLAEIMKKIVRRRKNFTLGIMGDGASYHKKPLKDKVGSCKLEKNMIFVGYKRGKEKGDLFRNCDFFLSPSYAEGMTIAVLEAMVINKPVIAYNLPEYHDVFKKFIESGQLVLFPKGDATSVANYILSADFLKRKFQNKLSDYKWEKVFQSEYKEFVKEN, encoded by the coding sequence ATGAAAAAGAATTTTCCAAAGAAACATTTGCGAATATTGGTTTGCGACCCCAGCTATTCAAAGGGCGTTAATCGCGTTCCTATGATTTTAAGAATAAAGTATTGGCAAAAAAGAGACCTAGCAGTTTCTCTTCTTTGTTCGTCGGAGGCGCAGCGATTTTATCAAAGCCAGGTAAAACAAATTACTTACCATACCTTTTCTTTCAAATGGAAAAGCAAGGAATATTATTCTGCCATCACAGATTTTTTAAAGGTCAATATTCTGGCCCTTCCTTTGATTTTTGAAGTCAAAGGAAGTGTTGACATTATTTATTCACTGTCATCAACTTTGGATTTAATCTTTATTCCCTTTTTAATAAAAATGTTAAATAAAAAAATACGTTGGTATGTTAACGTTGACAATACCGTTCCTAAACCACAGGAAAGACCCGGTAGTCTTTTCTTAAAAACCGTCCCATATCTTGCTTTTTTATTTTCAAATTTCCTTCTCAAAAAGACCGATGCCATTTTTGTCGTTCCTAATTATCTTAAAAAATATTATGAAAAAAGGGGAATAAAAGTAATTAAAACAAATGATTATTATGGCATCGAACCGGAAATTTTTAGTGGAAAAATTTCCGGAAAAACCCCAAAGTTTAACGCTTTATTTGGGGCCAGACTCCACCCGGCCAAAGGAATTTTTGACTTAGCGGAAATCATGAAAAAAATAGTTAGGCGAAGAAAAAATTTCACTTTAGGGATTATGGGTGACGGAGCCTCTTATCATAAGAAACCGTTGAAAGACAAGGTCGGTTCTTGCAAGTTAGAAAAGAATATGATTTTTGTCGGTTATAAAAGAGGCAAAGAAAAGGGCGATCTTTTTAGAAATTGCGATTTTTTCTTATCTCCCAGCTACGCTGAAGGAATGACCATTGCCGTTTTAGAAGCCATGGTTATCAATAAACCGGTTATTGCTTATAATCTTCCAGAATATCACGACGTTTTCAAAAAATTTATCGAGAGCGGACAACTGGTTCTTTTCCCAAAAGGAGACGCGACATCTGTAGCTAATTATATTCTGTCCGCAGATTTCTTAAAAAGAAAATTTCAGAATAAATTGTCTGACTATAAATGGGAAAAAGTTTTTCAGAGCGAATACAAAGAATTTGTTAAAGAGAATTAA
- a CDS encoding B12-binding domain-containing radical SAM protein yields MKKKTKILLLLVNFWKFPAQSPHFGLLSLAAHIKQKSPEVKVKIIEGENPIPEIIRANADIIGFTSDTLMFEKTLESAKEIKKRVKAFLFIGGIHISASPESFDPVFDLGVIGEGEKTLLELIEIYKKDHKFPLKKIEKIKGVIFLKNAKIFKTGKRELIENIDELPFPARELVPMEEFYLKDQINLFGVRRMATIMTSRGCPYHCVFCGSPVQWGRVRFHSPEYVLKEIKHLINKYEIDGIMFWDDLFIAPEERVKKLAELIEKNGLNKKLTFFGYARANLINERICLILKKMNVKRLIFGLESGSERILNYLKQNSVTVADNKRAVTLCRKYNLTSSSGYIVGTPGETLADLKKTYEFMKKYPLDNTHIYILTPYPGTKIWEYSKENKLLSDKIEYSQLFVQLPSLNLLDFFKKDPPDFLKDRIFLNTKYRYHKKYLKIIYQMEKSALLQNMKFYFKTVLPDIFLMKRIISKSLKSLLIKS; encoded by the coding sequence ATGAAAAAAAAGACTAAAATTTTGCTGTTGCTTGTAAACTTTTGGAAGTTTCCGGCTCAATCTCCTCACTTTGGTCTTTTATCTCTTGCTGCCCATATTAAGCAAAAATCACCAGAGGTAAAAGTTAAGATTATTGAAGGAGAAAACCCCATCCCTGAAATAATTAGGGCTAACGCGGATATTATCGGCTTTACGAGCGACACTTTGATGTTTGAAAAAACTCTAGAGAGCGCAAAAGAAATCAAGAAAAGAGTAAAAGCTTTTTTATTTATTGGCGGTATTCATATTTCCGCTTCACCCGAATCTTTTGACCCCGTTTTTGATTTAGGCGTTATCGGTGAAGGGGAAAAAACCCTTCTTGAGCTTATCGAGATTTATAAGAAGGATCACAAGTTTCCCTTAAAAAAAATAGAAAAGATAAAAGGCGTTATTTTTCTCAAAAACGCAAAGATATTTAAAACTGGGAAAAGGGAGTTGATAGAAAATATAGACGAATTACCATTTCCGGCCAGAGAACTAGTGCCCATGGAAGAATTTTATTTAAAAGACCAAATAAATCTTTTTGGGGTAAGAAGGATGGCGACGATTATGACTTCAAGAGGGTGTCCATATCATTGTGTCTTTTGCGGTTCTCCCGTTCAATGGGGAAGAGTGCGTTTTCATTCACCGGAATACGTTCTTAAAGAAATAAAACACCTGATAAATAAATATGAAATTGACGGGATTATGTTTTGGGATGACCTTTTTATAGCTCCGGAAGAACGCGTTAAAAAATTGGCGGAATTAATAGAGAAAAATGGCTTAAATAAAAAGCTAACCTTTTTTGGTTATGCCAGGGCGAATCTTATTAATGAAAGAATTTGTTTAATTTTAAAAAAAATGAACGTTAAGCGATTAATCTTTGGATTAGAAAGTGGCTCCGAAAGAATTTTAAATTATTTAAAGCAAAATTCCGTCACCGTTGCCGATAATAAAAGAGCCGTAACTCTTTGTCGAAAATATAATTTAACCAGTAGCAGTGGGTATATTGTGGGAACCCCAGGCGAAACATTAGCCGATCTTAAAAAAACCTATGAGTTTATGAAAAAATACCCCTTGGACAATACCCATATCTATATTTTAACACCCTATCCGGGCACGAAAATCTGGGAATACTCAAAAGAAAACAAACTGTTAAGTGACAAGATTGAATACAGTCAATTATTCGTGCAACTTCCTTCTTTAAATCTTCTTGATTTTTTTAAAAAAGACCCACCGGATTTTTTAAAGGACAGGATATTTTTAAATACGAAATATCGTTATCATAAAAAATATCTTAAGATAATTTATCAGATGGAGAAATCAGCCTTATTACAAAATATGAAATTTTATTTTAAAACGGTTTTACCAGATATTTTTTTAATGAAAAGAATAATTAGTAAAAGTCTTAAGAGTTTATTGATAAAATCATGA
- a CDS encoding YfhO family protein — protein MKIAIKDDWLKIFTKLIKKNNIFFLPLILLVIFIISIWDRNFYIGGDLIFPLAPQNNILKALYLWQEENSGLSFFRYMFLIWHVPFLISSLFKIPADVGIKIVIILFYVVGFIFTYLTYRVLFKKTKYDDKVLALITAIIFILNPSAILVVIGFHPLYSFPVCAYFLLKYLERKNLLFLLPFTIFFNLGYLSDLPQAKSLITFSIGLFFLVILYKILNKLSFWKVFKTLFPATIIVFLLNAFVLLPFINDVFGGRGVFKQYSQSVTVYNGMADVPSAALPFTMRFYNSNLVDDVSRLGQTLSSSYFLLWSFFIWVIILWFCFLEKDKDKKKIIYLLLAFTCFYFFLAKGANPPFGEIYKYFLFNVSFFKVFRTSSTVVVAGSLFFAFLMSLSLYAFYKKQKRFFYFFILIHVLVFHFVYLGYKLYNYPGGSAFQKGVGIPKEYFQMAKLINFLADESKILSVPLDDGYSYKDWGYRGSSIINWLIKKHLIHSHSVIPGKTALEANEFLKKMTREEACQWLKFRNVGYLLHEKDSIDNYADSNLAFPADKIFEDKFFLLKKVKAECVLPPVFVKKTNSDPKISFRKINPTRYLVNVQGATCPYTLFLAQNYSPEWKIQVQNAKGQNQDLADSRHFLASGETNGWQINPEDVGNETNYVLIIEYWPQRFFYIGGIISILTVIFCLITVLSKHD, from the coding sequence ATGAAAATTGCCATTAAAGATGACTGGCTTAAAATCTTCACAAAGCTAATTAAAAAAAATAATATCTTTTTTCTTCCGCTTATCCTTCTTGTTATTTTTATTATTTCAATTTGGGATAGAAATTTTTATATCGGCGGAGATCTAATTTTCCCGCTTGCTCCGCAAAATAATATTCTGAAAGCTCTTTATCTTTGGCAAGAAGAAAATAGTGGTTTAAGTTTTTTTAGATACATGTTTTTAATTTGGCACGTCCCCTTTCTAATTTCTTCCTTATTTAAAATTCCCGCCGATGTCGGCATTAAAATCGTTATCATCCTTTTTTATGTTGTTGGATTTATTTTTACCTACTTAACCTACAGAGTTCTCTTTAAGAAAACAAAATACGACGATAAAGTCCTTGCTTTAATAACAGCGATCATCTTTATCCTTAATCCATCGGCAATTTTAGTGGTGATAGGTTTTCATCCCCTGTATTCTTTTCCTGTCTGCGCCTATTTTCTTTTAAAATACCTGGAAAGAAAAAATCTTCTTTTTCTTTTGCCATTTACAATCTTTTTCAATCTTGGTTATTTATCGGATCTTCCCCAGGCGAAAAGCTTAATTACTTTTTCTATCGGTTTATTTTTTTTGGTCATCCTTTACAAAATTCTCAACAAACTTTCGTTTTGGAAAGTCTTTAAAACTCTTTTTCCGGCAACAATAATCGTCTTTTTATTAAACGCTTTTGTTTTACTCCCATTTATTAATGACGTTTTTGGCGGGAGAGGAGTTTTTAAACAATACTCGCAAAGCGTAACCGTATATAACGGGATGGCCGATGTGCCGTCGGCGGCTTTGCCTTTTACGATGCGGTTTTATAATTCAAATTTAGTTGACGACGTTTCGCGATTAGGGCAAACACTTAGCAGTTCTTATTTTCTTCTTTGGAGTTTTTTCATCTGGGTTATTATTTTGTGGTTTTGTTTTTTGGAAAAAGATAAGGATAAGAAAAAAATTATTTATCTTTTACTGGCGTTTACGTGTTTTTATTTTTTTCTGGCCAAAGGAGCGAATCCTCCTTTCGGCGAAATTTATAAATATTTTCTTTTTAACGTTTCCTTTTTTAAAGTTTTCAGAACTTCGTCAACGGTGGTTGTGGCCGGATCACTATTTTTCGCTTTCTTAATGAGCTTATCGCTTTATGCTTTTTATAAAAAACAAAAAAGGTTTTTTTATTTCTTTATCTTGATTCATGTTCTGGTTTTTCACTTTGTCTATTTAGGATATAAATTATATAACTACCCCGGTGGCAGTGCTTTTCAAAAAGGGGTAGGTATTCCTAAAGAATATTTTCAGATGGCAAAACTTATAAATTTTCTTGCCGATGAATCAAAGATTCTCTCTGTGCCTTTGGACGACGGTTATAGTTATAAAGACTGGGGTTATAGAGGATCCTCAATTATTAATTGGCTCATAAAAAAACACTTGATTCATAGCCATAGCGTTATTCCCGGCAAAACCGCTCTTGAAGCGAATGAGTTTTTGAAGAAAATGACAAGAGAAGAAGCCTGTCAATGGCTTAAATTTCGTAATGTCGGTTATCTTCTGCACGAAAAGGACTCGATTGACAATTACGCCGATAGCAATCTTGCTTTTCCGGCGGATAAAATCTTCGAAGATAAATTTTTTCTTTTAAAAAAAGTAAAAGCGGAATGCGTCTTGCCGCCGGTTTTTGTAAAAAAAACGAATTCCGATCCCAAGATTTCTTTTAGAAAGATTAATCCGACGAGGTATCTGGTTAATGTTCAGGGGGCAACTTGCCCATACACTCTTTTCCTGGCGCAAAATTACAGTCCGGAGTGGAAAATACAAGTTCAAAATGCGAAAGGCCAAAATCAAGATTTGGCAGACTCAAGGCATTTTTTAGCCAGCGGCGAAACTAACGGTTGGCAAATCAATCCCGAAGACGTTGGGAACGAGACAAATTACGTTTTGATAATCGAATATTGGCCGCAGCGATTTTTCTATATTGGTGGTATAATATCAATCTTGACAGTTATTTTCTGCCTCATAACTGTTCTTTCCAAACATGATTAA
- a CDS encoding glycosyltransferase produces the protein MKTSIITVTYNSLKFLDGYYRSIIEQTDNQTEVIFVDSLSKDKTKEKIKKIILESQGKLRVKLIESLKNIGYAEGNNWGVKEATGEYLFFLGPDTKLEKKCLQSLLEKARKIKEKDFLLLCRQKRYDSGEFLFDGICLDIFSFPYRLYNADCPQNSKPPFYCDGTAIFLPKKTFMKLGQFDADLFLFCDDIDLSWKAHLLKIPLISVPQAVVYHYSGGSLSGGIRREEKYRTTYMRRYLGERNTITNFLKNYSILTLIWILPIYLVINVVEIVIFSLFGRGRVAYQYLAAWWWNVKKIKRILQKRRWIQKRRKITDGEILKKLYFGSGKFNAFIKIKIPTFENL, from the coding sequence ATGAAAACTTCAATCATCACGGTTACTTATAATTCTTTAAAATTCCTAGACGGTTATTATCGTTCAATAATTGAGCAAACAGATAATCAAACAGAAGTAATTTTCGTCGATTCTCTATCAAAAGACAAGACAAAAGAAAAAATCAAAAAGATAATTTTAGAATCTCAAGGTAAATTACGAGTCAAACTTATTGAATCCTTGAAAAATATTGGCTATGCCGAGGGTAATAATTGGGGGGTAAAAGAGGCAACGGGAGAATATTTGTTTTTTCTGGGGCCGGACACAAAGTTAGAAAAAAAATGTCTGCAAAGTCTTTTAGAGAAAGCCAGAAAAATTAAAGAAAAAGACTTTCTTCTTCTTTGCCGGCAAAAACGCTACGACAGCGGTGAATTCTTATTTGACGGTATCTGTCTGGATATTTTCAGTTTTCCTTACCGTCTCTATAATGCGGATTGCCCTCAAAATTCAAAACCACCCTTTTATTGTGACGGGACGGCTATTTTCTTACCCAAGAAAACCTTTATGAAGTTGGGTCAATTTGACGCGGATCTTTTTTTATTTTGTGACGATATCGATCTTTCCTGGAAAGCTCATTTGTTAAAAATTCCATTGATTAGTGTTCCGCAAGCAGTGGTTTACCATTACAGCGGTGGATCATTAAGCGGGGGGATAAGGCGCGAGGAAAAATACAGGACGACCTACATGAGGCGTTATTTAGGAGAAAGAAATACGATTACCAACTTTTTAAAAAACTATTCAATCTTAACTTTAATATGGATTTTACCGATATATTTGGTGATTAATGTTGTAGAAATAGTTATTTTTTCTCTTTTCGGCCGGGGGAGAGTGGCTTATCAATATCTAGCCGCCTGGTGGTGGAATGTAAAAAAAATTAAACGTATTTTACAAAAACGCCGATGGATTCAAAAAAGAAGAAAAATCACCGATGGGGAAATACTTAAAAAACTCTATTTTGGCAGCGGGAAATTTAACGCGTTTATTAAAATAAAAATTCCTACTTTTGAGAATCTTTAG
- a CDS encoding NAD-dependent epimerase/dehydratase family protein — protein sequence MSKILITGGAGFVGSHLVDKYIDLGHKVIVIDNLAHGKKENINPKAKFYKTDIRNTEEIKRIFVKEKPEILNHHAAQINARKSILNPLLDAEINILGFLNLLEAGIKNNLKKVIFASSSAVYGETEVLPTPEDYEPKQPLSPYGIDKLTAEKYLGFYFKNYGLNFVVLRYANIYGPRQDPDGEGGVIAIFSKKFFRGGNVFINGDGKQTRDFIFIDDIVSANILALEKNINEVLNIGTSKETSINEIFDLITEQTRIILPQKHLPSIFKEQRRSSLDSSLAKKKLDWEAKTSLKEGLKKTLNYFCK from the coding sequence ATGAGTAAAATATTAATAACCGGCGGAGCCGGATTTGTCGGCTCGCATCTTGTTGATAAGTATATTGATCTTGGTCATAAAGTCATCGTTATTGACAATTTAGCGCATGGGAAAAAGGAAAATATTAATCCCAAGGCGAAATTTTATAAGACAGATATTAGAAACACCGAAGAAATTAAAAGGATTTTTGTAAAAGAAAAACCGGAAATTTTAAATCATCACGCGGCTCAAATTAACGCTCGAAAATCGATTCTTAATCCTCTTTTGGATGCGGAGATTAATATTTTAGGCTTTTTAAATCTTTTAGAAGCGGGGATTAAGAATAATCTCAAAAAAGTTATTTTTGCTTCTTCTTCCGCTGTCTATGGAGAAACAGAAGTTTTGCCGACGCCCGAAGATTATGAACCGAAACAACCTCTTTCTCCCTATGGTATTGATAAGCTTACCGCCGAAAAATATCTTGGTTTCTATTTTAAAAATTACGGTTTAAATTTTGTTGTTTTACGTTATGCCAATATCTACGGGCCAAGACAGGATCCTGATGGGGAGGGTGGGGTTATCGCTATTTTTAGTAAAAAATTTTTTAGAGGAGGAAACGTTTTTATAAACGGTGACGGCAAACAAACGAGGGATTTTATTTTTATTGACGATATTGTGTCGGCAAATATTCTTGCTTTAGAAAAAAACATTAATGAGGTTTTAAATATCGGGACGAGTAAAGAAACGTCAATTAATGAGATTTTTGACCTTATAACCGAGCAGACGAGGATTATTCTCCCTCAAAAACACCTACCCTCCATTTTTAAAGAGCAGCGTCGCAGTTCTCTTGATAGTTCCCTGGCTAAAAAAAAGCTCGACTGGGAAGCTAAAACTTCCTTAAAAGAAGGACTTAAAAAAACCCTAAACTATTTTTGTAAATGA